Genomic segment of Denticeps clupeoides chromosome 13, fDenClu1.1, whole genome shotgun sequence:
TGCTGAAGGAGCTGTATGATCAGGCCAGAAAAGAGCATCGCATGGTTGGCCTTCCTACACACCGTCTACTACCAAGGTTAACCATATTATAATGCCTTACACCCACCCACTCGctttcacacacagatatcagatggattctcctcctcatcccacaCAGTTGAAACTTTGTGGTAGATGGTAACTGCCAAGTGTGTTCCTTCTGCAGGAAATATTCTATAACCAATAAGATACCAGACACCAAAGGGTGTCGGGCCTGCTCAGTAGGTGAGAAgacatctcttttttttgcccACTTCTCAAAATTGCCCCCTTGATGCTCCTAACGGTCCCCCTGTCACCACTTTAACAGCTCGAAACAGCCTGCAGGACTGTTTGTTCCTGTGTGCTGCTCTCGAGGCCAGTGTGGTGCTGCTGCAGTGGTATGAGCCAATGCACAAGTTCATGCTCATTAAGGTCAGTGGAGGTGTTGCTGCTCTTGATATTCATGATTCTGTTTTCACTTATGTTTCCTACCTCCTTGAACTACCTTCTTGAGTAGCCCTCGTCCATGTCAGTCAGTGGACCACTAATATGATGACACCATTCTTTCTCCTTAACACAGTCATTACAGACAATATTTTGTTAACTGATGGTTTAAATAGTTCATGCACTGATggtaaatataataaaaggGTGCCATCCCACAatttttgtatttcatgtgcATAATGGGCTTTAAGTACCAGATGAGTTTTCCCTTGTGTTACCTGCTTAGTTTTGTTTCAAGCCTAATTCAGATGTCATGTGTTCAACAGCACTTTGACTTTCCACTGCCCTCTCCCATGCGGATATTTGAGATGGTGGTTGCACTTGATCAGGAATATCCACTTGTGTGCTTTGGGGCGAACAGGGGAACCAGTCCAGACCGGCCTGTTGAACTCAACACCATAAACCTTAACTCCAATACTTCCTGGTTCATGGGCACAGGATTAGGTAATGGCATCTACCCCATACATTCCAAAAGTCCACACTTAACAGATGCAGCGAATTTGTGTGTTAGACTGGACAGCTAATTGACATTCGATGCGGAGATCAGCTCAGTTGTCAAAGCCAGCTTTTTGCAATTGAGAGAACTGTCGAGAGTCAAACAcgcttctctctctgtgtcactTTGAGATTTTAATCCATGCTTTTATTATGAATAGTCTGGACTACTGTAACACACTCTATGTTGGGCTTAACCAGAGGTCACATGAGTGACTTGAGAGTTGGTCCAAAATGCTGCTGGTACAAAAACACATGAGCAGATTACTTCAGTTCTAGCATCATTACATTGTCTGCAGGTTCATTATCGGatcaattttaaaatgattttgtttgcttttaaatgtcTTCATGGCCCTGCCCCACTGTATCTGTGCGATCTGCTTCAATTATACGCTTCTCTATGTTCTCTCAGGTCAGCAGAACATTCATTGTTAGGCGTCCCTAAGACAAGGAGGAAACTTAGGGGTGATAGAGCTTTTTCAATCGCTGCTCCAAGACTTTGGAACACAATTTGAGTGGTCAGCATGACCTCACACGAGTTACTGTCTAATTCCTTTGTACgtgtgtttgtttctgattATCCTAGAGAGCTGCAGTAGTGATCCTGTACAGGTGACCCAACTGGATAGCAACACGTTACTGGTTCTTATTGAGAGTGAGTTCACATTTCCCTAATTCTGCAAGTGACAGTGACACTTCTGCTGGGGTAGCTGTAGCCGTCTCATTTTTATGCAAAAGTCACAGAGTCAAAATGTCCTGACGAAACAGGTACAAAGGTTTATATGCCGCATGCTGCATTGGTGGTAGATTATAGTGGTGGGTTAGACTTTCAGAATTCAAGCAAGTAGAGGTCTGTGGTCCACAGAAGAGTACATGTGTAATGTGGCCGTGTAATGTGGTCTATTCCCACAGGATCTGTATATATTGTGAACACTGAAGGGGCAATAAAAACGCACAGACGAAGGCAAGCTGAGACCACATTTAGCTGGAGTGTTGACTCTGTGGGTGAGTTCCTTTTCTGTTGATATATTCGCCTCATCCCACCGGcttttaaaaatatgcatttggtTGAGTGTGGGCTCTCACTCTGGCTCAGTGTACTTTGAGGACACCCTGCTGGCGATATGGCAGCATGGCTGGCAAAGGAGAGGAGAGAACTTCTCTGAAATCCTACAGGAGAACACAGACATGAGACGAAATTTCCGCCTAGTGGGGTCAGACGGGTGCGTGTGTGCATCACATTCAAGCATCATATGGCACGTTACAAATAAAACAGCTGACTCGTTTAATTTTTTCAGGATGGTTGTCATGGAGACACGTCACATTGAGAATAACTTTGGACTCTCTAACCTGTACATTCTGGAGATCGCTGAAAGCATCACTCCTGTCCCATGACTACTGTCTCATCCAGGACAGGGGACAACCAGTCACCTTCTGGAGGACGAGCCTTTTGCTGAACTGTTTGCACCCAAAGAGCATGAAACCCGACCTGCTACATGCACTGTTCCACGTCTTGTTCTTACAGGTGTCTAATACCGATCCTACAAAAGCTGTGCAGATTTATTCTCTCTGTATTTTTTCTCTTCACACCAGATGTGTATAGCCTTTTGCATTGATGCTGTACACCTAACGTGCTGCTGAATTTCAatctattacatttttatttaattgtggtTAAAAGGGCCATCGAGAAAATCCTGACTGGTTGTAATATGCTGTCAAGTTAAACAAGCTGAACCAACAAGAGacgagtgtgtgtctgtcttcagCAGCGACTGGAAACACTACAGAGAGACGTCGCTGAAAATATGTAATCAGGACGGAGGAATCTACACGTCCGACTCAGTCTAACTGGTCCATGCAATGTTTGTCTTCTTTATGCTTATTCTCTGAACCTATCACAGCCAAACACTCACTCTCCAGGAGCATCTGTTGTCTTCTCCGTATCCaacaaacagaaatgaagaatgaatgaacaaaaaaacttcataGCAGTCGACCTTCTGACTGTAAAACTATAATCAGAGATTTTTTGGAAAACAATGCTCAGTGAATTTAAGGGTGGCTGTGAGGCTGGAGCTTGTAGTGTGTGCATTTATGATCCAGCTCATGTTTCCTGCCTGTCTTCCTGTTTGCATGTGCTGTTTTAGATAGATCTGCACTAGAGACAATTTCTGGTTGAGAAGAATTGGTTTTGTTGATCGGAGCAGCATTTCCTGGGTCAGGACTTGCTTCTGCACTTCAATTTGTAATTTCACTTTGGATTCTCGTGGTGGTAGAGTTAATTACCACTTGTATTAGTCATTTGCTAGGATTTGTCCACATGCAGCTATAAACTCTTCAATGTTGTTGTGATATTAGTGTGATGACAATGCTCGATGGATAATGACAATCCGGATCCAATTGTGGAATTCTACAGCTTGGGTGCTGTTggcaataaataatgttttttttttctttttaaccaaTGTCCGTTTTCTATATAGAATATGCACTCTGAGAGCCTGCTCCTCAAAATTACTGTCAAAAGTGAAAATTCTTAAgatatggtaaaaaaaagcaaacacattTTGAAGATTAAGTATGTTTTTAGCTGCCCAAAGGCAATACAATAGTAGCACACATTGTCACGAGCCTCTTTTCTGGCTGCATTGATTTTTCTCAAAAACCTACTGAAACTAGAAACCTACTGCATACAATGATAGTTTAACAACAGCTTTGTATactgatgtaaatgtattttacctttttaataATTATCTGTTTCTTAGCCACCACTTCCTTTTAATGTAATCTGGAATAATAGTTTTGGAGACTTTGGAGATGTTTATATACATGTTACCATGATcacctaaaaaaacatttacagccaAATGCTGCCAATGTTAGTGTTATATCAATCTGAagccatcaccctcagtgaacagggggcagccatgaaaggagcccggggagcagtgtttggggatgaTACCTTGATGGTTCAGAATTGAATTCCCAATCCTTCAATTATGAGTCCGTTTCCTTattcactaggccaccactgccctgagcCGCCACTGTTATAACCACTTTTATATCAACAATCTGAAGCCATCGCCCTCACCctcagggggcagccatgaaaggtgcagtgtttggggacaccTTGATGGTTCAGAATTGAACCCACTCTTCGATTATGAGtttgcttacagcacctggtattcccggGGGGTTTCCCATTcaaatactaaccaggccccACCCTGCTTAGCTTCTAAAATTGGGAATTCACCAGGTGTTCAGAACTGCGTTTTATAGCGAcaattgtgtattttgtgtcacacaataaagagaaaatagtaataaatacataacaataataaaacaaaaaaagaaaccataTGTAATGCATATGTGTATTTATAGCTAATTAGTTAGATTTTAAGAGAAGCACCACACAAAGTCATTTTCACCACAGTGTTCAATGAAATGTCAAATgaagatgtatttattttgttttaaataatcacATATATCAGGATGTGTTTCAAGATATAATGGAGAAATTAAgcttttaaatgtttctttttttgtcatgttactGAAATTAGCCGACGAACGCGCCATTTATGACCAAAACGCCTCCATTTTAGTTGTAGTTTTTGACAACTATTTCCGGGTCGGCGACTCGGCGCTTCCCGTGCGGCGTGTTTGTACTAAAGATGGCCGGTGATGGAGGCGCGCTTAAGGATATCAATGAGATTAAATCCCAGTTCCGGACGAGAGAGGGTTTTTATAAGCTGCTGACGCTTTCGGATTCTCAACAGCGGGGCGGTCTACCTCGGGTCCCCCCAGCAGGAGCCACGGTGGGCCCCGGGTCCGGGCCAGGTTCGATACCTTCCGCCGGTGTTGGACTGGTGCAGGGGCCCGGGGCTGCCTCCTCCAATGCCGCAGCCAACTCCTCTCCGGCCGGCTTCCTGCCCCCGGTCCGAGTGTCCATGGTGAAACTGCAGCCGGAAGACCCCGGCGAGGACTCCGAGCGCGTCTGTTTCAACATCGGCAGGGAACTTTATTTCTACACCTACACCAACATCAAAAAGGTCAGATGGTGTCCGGGGTCCAACTGAGACCCACCAGCCGTCCGCAGCTCACCTGTGTCGGGCTTACACCTCTGCTTAGCCTCGCTGGGCTTTCATGGCGTTTCCTccgttatttttattttctctttagTTGGCCGGGGAAATGGTTTCAGAGTGACCCGCAGCAGCCGCAAGGGGGACGCACTTAACCGCAGAGTAACAGTCGGATATGAGCGTGAACGTGTGTAAACGTCCCCGTGGCGCAGACCCACGGATGTCCACTCCGTGCAGGCCGTGCTCCGTCACAAAAACGCCAGCATGGCGTCTGCAGAATACCGCTGGCGTCCAGCATCCGTGTATGTCGGAGTTCGCGTCTTCAtagtaaaaaaaggaagaaaccagCAACGTTAAAATacaatatggggcagtggtggcctagcggttaaggaagcgatcccgtaatcagaaggttgtctgttcgaatcccgaggtgccactgagcggctgcccactgctcaccaatggtgatggttaaaagcagaggacacatttcactgtgtcaccgtgttctgtgctgcattgtgtcacaatgacaatcatttcactttcatatgtcTTACTCTACTCTTACTACTACATAATACTGTATAGCGAACTGGCCCGCATTGGGATATAGCGTTATTTTCTCAAAGCAGTGTGTGACCTTGAAGGGAATTGTGCAGTTTTCACATTTATCTGACCTTTGGTTGAGTTACCGACTAAATGATGcactcattttcatttacatttccagcatttatcatttacagtcagtagttagagggacagtccccccctggagatactcagggttaagtgtcttgctcagggacacaatggtagtaagtgggatttgaacctgcgtcttctggttcataggcgagtgtgttacccaccaggctacaaCCTCCCCCTGCTTAGAACTGACAGACTGGTTAAGTTTAAATATGTGTACATGTAACGTGTCTTCTGTGTCTTCAGGCCGTGGACCTGAGTAAACCCATAGACAAGCGCATCTACAAGGGGACCCAGCCCACCTGCCATGACTTCAACCAGCACTCCGCCACGGCGGAGAGCGTGGCCCTCATCGTGGGCTTCTCCGCCGGCCAGGTGCAGTACCTGGACCCCATCAAGAAGGAGACGAGCAAGCTCTTCAACGAGGAGGTTGGGCCGCTTCCGTTGCACTTTTCCCAGCGAGCGCGCCGCGTACGGGAAGATGTACGTCTATGAAAAGAGCGCGTGCGGTTTGCGGATGCGAGCTTCTGAACACCATAATAAATTCCACTTTTTATGACATGGCAGTTCACAATGACGGGGTTTAGTGAGCGTCTCCGGTCATTAACTGATGTCAAATTTACTGCCGACTGGCTCCATTTGCAATCTTTTTCTTGCCGGCTGCCTGTGGCGTGGCGTAATAGAAAGTGGCGTGCCTGTTTGAAGCGCGTTATTTTATTTTCGTGTCGGGCAGTAGCCGTGGGTCATGATGATGGGAAGTAGGTCATGATGTTACAGCGCAGCCTCCCGGGCTCATGCAATCAATTCGAACGCAACTCTTCAACTGTTGAGTTGTGTAAGTTCCACGTACCATACATGAACTCTGCCGGTTCTAAGCAGAGACGAACCTCTTCCTCTATTATAGACGAAAAGTCGTGTGGCGCAAATGTCCTCAGTTGCCTTTTAAAACGTAGAGCATTTTAACTACAGACCCTTAAATACTGTAGTAGTTTTCCACCTCCAGGATGGGTCAGAGTTTTATATTTGATATGTTGTCACGTCTCGTGCACACACATTGCGAACATCGCATGTACTCAACTCGGTGAGCTGAAAATGCTTCATTTTTTGGGCCGccgtatataaataaatttcGATAAAATTGATCAAATCCAAATAATTCCTCCTTCTCTTGTGATTTGGCATAAAATGATAAATAGATTTTAACTAATTATTTTTGATGACCCATCagcaaattaaaattaattttataaaaGTTTGTTTAAATATGGGTGCAAATTTGGTTTTGGTAGATGTGAACAATGCGTTTCGATTTTATCTCGTCCCTCGACACCAGATTATACCAAAGTTGAATTTAGCGGGTTACTAAAAAAATGACGCCCCTGCGTTCTCTtccctgccccgcccccttttGCCCTCCAGAGGTTGATAGATAAGTCCAAGGTGACCTGTCTGAAGTGGCTCCCGAAGTCAGACAACCTGTTCCTGGCATCCCACGCCAGCGGCCACCTCTACCTCTACAACGTGGACCATCCGTGCGGCACCACGGCGCCACAGTATTCCCTCCTCCGGCAGGGCGAGGGCTTCGCCGTCTACGCCTGCAAGACCAAAGCCCCGCGCAATCCCCTCCTGCGCTGGGCGGTGGGCGAGGGGGGTCTGAACGAGTTCGCCTTCTCGCCGGACGGCACCCACGTGGCCTGCGTCGGGCAGGACGGCTGCCTGCGCGTGTTCCACTTTGACTCGATGGAACTGCACGGCGTAATGAAGAGCTACTTTGGCGGCCTGCTGTGCGTCTCCTGGAGTCCGGACGGGAAGTACCTGGCCACCGGAGGCGAGGACGACCTGGTCACCGTGTGGTCGTTCGCGGAGAGCCGCGTGGTGGCGCGTGGCCACGGGCACAAGTCGTGGGTGAACGTGGTGGCGTTTGACCCCTTCACCACcagcctggaggaggaggaacccATGGAATTGAGCGGCAGCGAGGAAGACCTCCACCAAGGCGGACTGCACTTTGGCCGGGTGCGCACCAGCAGCACCCTCTCGCGCCTGTCGCGGCACAGCTCCAAGGGCGGCACGCCGTCGGTCACCTACCGCTTCGGCTCAGTCGGCCAGGACACCCAGTTCTGCCTGTGGGACTTGACCGACGATGTGCTGTACCCACGTCTGCCCCTCTCACGCGCCCTCACCAA
This window contains:
- the LOC114801627 gene encoding WD repeat-containing protein 20, producing MAGDGGALKDINEIKSQFRTREGFYKLLTLSDSQQRGGLPRVPPAGATVGPGSGPGSIPSAGVGLVQGPGAASSNAAANSSPAGFLPPVRVSMVKLQPEDPGEDSERVCFNIGRELYFYTYTNIKKAVDLSKPIDKRIYKGTQPTCHDFNQHSATAESVALIVGFSAGQVQYLDPIKKETSKLFNEERLIDKSKVTCLKWLPKSDNLFLASHASGHLYLYNVDHPCGTTAPQYSLLRQGEGFAVYACKTKAPRNPLLRWAVGEGGLNEFAFSPDGTHVACVGQDGCLRVFHFDSMELHGVMKSYFGGLLCVSWSPDGKYLATGGEDDLVTVWSFAESRVVARGHGHKSWVNVVAFDPFTTSLEEEEPMELSGSEEDLHQGGLHFGRVRTSSTLSRLSRHSSKGGTPSVTYRFGSVGQDTQFCLWDLTDDVLYPRLPLSRALTNTFSSGGQTSVAGGGVEGHHHPSNPHQGPSLPLQLPRSLSRSNSLPHPAVANSSKSQGGGGEVVGGGGGTGGGSSAPFSIGRFATLSLQDRKSDKSGGGVEKEHKRYHSLGNISKTNDKINVVPRSNRLDAAKVLGTTLCPRMNEVPLLEPLVCKKIAHERLTVLVFMDDCIITACQEGLICTWARPGKASQHPPQTMSTQNGNSPSGTVV